GTCAAGTAAACATGAGCAACAATATCTCATAATCCCGCTATTTTTCGTAACTCTACTTGAAAATGCGCGATCGCGCATTTCCAGGAAAATATATTTAACGCAATCTTCTTTTCTCAAGCAAATGTATACTAAAGCTCTCGCACATCAGCTACCTGACCTTTGACCGCTGCTGCTACTACCATTGCCGGACTCATGAGTAATGTTCTGCCTGTAGATGAACCTTGGCGACCTTTGAAGTTACGATTAGAAGAGGACGCACTAATTTGCGTTCCTTCTAGTTTGTCTGGATTCATTGCCAAACACATTGAACAGCCTGGTTCACGCCATTCAAACCCCGCTTGCTTAAAAATTGTATTTAAGCCTTCTGCTTCTGCCTCTTGTTTTACCCTTTCTGAACCAGGAACAACAAAGGCTTTGACTCCCGATGCCACATGATGCCCCTGAGCAACTTTTGCAGCTTCCCTTAGATCGCTAATTCTACCGTTGGTGCAGCTACCAATAAAACAAACGTCAATTTTTGTACCTTTAATCGGTTTTCCTGGAGTTAATTTCATGTAGCTATATGCCTCTTGGGCGATCGCTCGCTCTCCTGGAGGTAAACCATCAGCCATAGGGATATTTTCATTGATACCCAATCCCTGTCCTGGAGTAATGCCCCAGGTTATGGTTGGTTCAATCTCAGCAGCTTCAAAGGTAACTACATCATCGTAAACTGCATTATCATCGCTACGAATACTGCGCCACCAAGTAACCGCATTATCCCAGGCTTCTGCTTGAGGCGCAAAATCCCGACCTTTGAGATAGGTAAAAGTGGTTTCATCGGGATTTATATATCCGCAACGCGCCCCACCTTCGATAGACATATTACAGACAGTCATTCGTTCTTCCATACTCATACCTTCAAAAGTAGTGCCTGCAAATTCGTAGGCATAACCTACTCCACCCTTGACTCCAAGTTGACGAATGATATGCAGAATCACATCTTTAGCAAATACCCCATGAGGTAATTTACCATTTATCTCAATTTTGCGAACTTTTAGTTTAGCTAGGGCAAGGGTTTGGGAAGCTAAGATATCCCTGACTTGGGAGGTACCAATGCCAAAAGCGATCGCGCCAAATGCTCCATGAGTCGAGGTATGAGAATCACCACAGGCAACGGTCATTCCTGGCTGAGTTAGACCTTGTTCGGGGGCTATTACGTGGACTATGCCCTGATTACCAGAACCAACATTATAAAATTTAATGCCATAGTCTTGAGTATTTTTTTCTAGTGCCTGCATCATCTCTTCTGCTAATTGATCGGCAAAAGGACGAGCCTGGTTTTTTGTCGGCACAATATGATCGACTGTGGCAACTGTTCTCTCAGGAAACAATACTTTGAGGTTTCTGGCTCGCAGCATCGCAAAAGCCTGGGGACTGGTTACTTCGTGGATTAGATGTAGACCAATAAATAGCTGAGTTTGACCAGAAGGCAATGTGCCAACGGTATGTAAATCCCAAACTTTATCAAATAGTGTTCCCTGACTCATATAACCAATTGCTGCTGACAGTTTGTCTAAAGTATCTGTCGTCTATTTTACATTTTTTGTCTAAAGCAAAGCGTAAGTTTTGAGTTTTCTTGGAGAATGTCCAAAATAAAAGTTAGAGAAGTTAAGATAATCAATCTAGTAAACTTCTGCTCATTGCTGAAATCCACTTTCCCAGACGGAAATATTGATTCTATCTTTAGAATCTCGCTGAACCTTGCCCTCTAGATTATTCAACTTGAAGAAACTAAAGTTAGTTTGACGATTATAAACGCTGCGTAATTTTTCTTTAATATCAGCAGGAGCATCTTCTCCCAACAGTTTAGCCAGGGTTTGCTGCATTGCCCCCAAGCTTACCGATTGATTAAGAGCTATGTCTGTTTGACGTATTTTACCTGTGTTATCTGATTGATAGCTAAGATTAACTCGATCGGGAATTACATTGTAGTAATCAAGAACTTTGCTGTTTGGCTGCCAGCCTTTTCTTTCAGAATTTGGTTGTCCTAGAGTGCTGACTAGCTCGCTTTCCGACGTTCCTGTAGTCAAAATTGGTATATTTATTTCTGACGCTGGATCTGGATCGACCTTGGCTAAGGTCTTGGATGGTTTGCTGTCTGTTGCTGCTGAATCATTTGCCTTTATTTCTGTTGCCGATTGCTCTTCTTTTTTAATATTTGAGGCAATTTTTTCTAGCTTTTCTTGCTGAATTTCGTCTCTATTTTTTTTCTTTTTTGCTGTGGGTAATTCTTGTGCCTTTTCTTTGGTGGGTTGAAATATATCTGGTTTGCGGGTCTGTTGCTCAACCTGAGCTTGTTGTTGGGCTGGTTCAGAAGATTTGAATAAATTAGAAATGACGATAAAACCTGTAGCCAAAGTTCCTGCTGCAACTCCCGTAGCAATTAGAGCAAATAAACCCACTGTTGCTAATAGGCTGCGTTTTTTGGGTTTTTTACTGTTTTTGGAGGCTATAGCAACAGTATTACTGCTATTTTTGGGGAATGTATGGTTGTTAGCAAGGGAATTTATCCCTGGGGCAAGATTTAAGGTTGCTCCTGTAAGATTGCTAGATTGAGCAGTATTAAATCCGCTATTAAGAGCATTTAGCATTTCTTGAGCAGTGCTAAAGCGATCGCGGGGATGAAATTTAATTGCTCGATCAAGTATGGCAACTAACTCAGAATCCAGGTTAAAGGCGTGTTCTATCCAAACAATTTCGCCATTTTGGGGATCAGTTTCTAGTTCATTAGGAGATTTCCCCGTAAGTAAGAAAATTGCGGTCAAGCCCAAGCTATAAAGATCGCTAGAGTATATAGGACGACCTGCTGCTTGCTCTGAAGACATATAGCCAGGAGTACCAATAGAAGCGGAAAAGGTACTACCAGATTGATTTACTTCTGTAGCGATCGCTTCTTTTACCGCCCCAAAGTCAATCAAAAATGGTTGCTTATCTCCCTGGCGGAGAATAATATTTTCAGGCTTGATATCTCGATGAATAATACGACGGCTGTGAACATAATCTAATACAGGTAAAAGCTTTACCAGAATTTGCCTAACCTCATCACGGTGCAAATTTCCGAATTGTTGCCAATATTGCTCTAGGGTTAGCCCTTCAATCCACTCCTGTACTAAGTAAAACTTGTCGTCTTCGGAAAAATAAGCATAAAGCCGAGGAATTTGGCTGCTGCCTTCCCCTAACTCTTCTAAGATTGCTGCTTCTCGCTGAAACCTTTCCTTCATCCACAAAGGAGTTTTTGGCTGCTTGACGATTGGTTTAAGCTGCTTTAACACACATTTACGCCCTGAAGGCATATGAGTATCTTCAGTTAAATATGTCTCACCAAAACCTCCCCTCCCCAGAGTTTTGATAATGCGATAGCGGTTGTTTAGCAGTACAGCTTTCATACTTTAGGTGTATCGAGTGATAATTAATTTAGAACTTGGTTTGTAGTTAAAGACGATTATGAATTAATTAGTACAGCCGATGACAACTTTAAATAAAGATTATTTACTTTAAGTCTAATAGACCTTTTTCCTTTAGTTTAGGATTGAAGCGAATATTCATTTTAACTCCGCGATCGCTTAATTGCTGTTGAATCTTAGCTTCTACGCGTCTGGCTACCTTCTTTCGTATTTTAGTTTGTCCTAATTCATCGTTTTGCTGATATTGTGCCTTTTCTTCCTCTGTCATAGTCGGATTGGCATCAATAGGTTCGCTCCAAAGAGACTGGTTGATGTCATTACCTACAGGAGTTTGTCCATTTTCAGCTATCCAAGCCGAGGCAATATCGTCTAATATTTTGCGACTGGGGCGAGTAATAGTTTGTAGCTTTACCCAGTAACAGTTTTCAGGCTGGCGAATTAGATGCTGCTTGAGGCTGAGATAAACGTCGCGGGAATAGCCTACATACTGCAATTCTTGAACTCGATCAAAAATTGCATAGACTCCTATTTTTCCTTGAATATCTTCATCAATGCACCCATCATTGTTTAAATACGCCAAATATTTCAAACTTGAAAGAGACGGGATTTCGACCTGGATAGACATATGCTATAAATTAATTGTTCAAATTTTAGTTAAATCAATCAAGAAATAAGCCAAGGGGAATATTCCCCCCAACTAAAACTTCATTATTTATTCTGCTCAATCAAATCGGGCTAGTTAGAGCTTGCGATAGATGGCACACAAACGACTAGGCTTAAAAATTTTGGCTTGGAACATAAAATTTGGCGGCACATTAATAATAACGTAGTCATCAGAACCATGATATCTCTCGAACTCTGGAGGCATTCCCTTGGGTGTATGTTGGCTATAGGGAACAGGTTGAAAAACTTGGTTAGTAAAATGAATCTCGTTTTCGTGAAGTCTTTGGCTAATCTGGTCGGTAAAAGTCTTATTTGTCAACAAGCCAAATAAAATATCTTTAGCTGTCGAATCAAGAGCGAAGCTTGTATCATAATTCTTGACTATTTTTAAACTCATTTTTAAGTGTTGAACATATCAACAATATAGAAGCACTACAGCAAATGTTATCAGAAATATCCTATTAAGAAAATAGCAGTTAATGTTTTGTATTCCACAATTAAAAAAAGGTTAAAAACCAAAAATTGTTAAGAATTATTTTGATAAAAAAGGAAATAACTCAAAGAGATTTTAAACCTGCCAATAGTTCTGCTTGGGCAGTAAAAGCAAGATGGCAGATTGATTCTTGCCAATCAGGATCGTGACTATAAAAAGCATCGATCATTCCTTGTCTAATTATTCGGGCTTGGGTACTATTTACATCCCCGTGATAATATAGCCAGCGATCGGCGCGCAGCGCGTCAAATACTTCAGTTTCTGGTATTGTGCCAAATTCATAAGCAGCAGCAAGACATATTGATCGATCTAAGTTGTTTTGAAGTGCAGCAATTAATGTTCCGTGAGGTTTATAAACAGCAACCGAATTAGCCGAAC
This DNA window, taken from Pleurocapsa sp. FMAR1, encodes the following:
- the leuC gene encoding 3-isopropylmalate dehydratase large subunit translates to MSQGTLFDKVWDLHTVGTLPSGQTQLFIGLHLIHEVTSPQAFAMLRARNLKVLFPERTVATVDHIVPTKNQARPFADQLAEEMMQALEKNTQDYGIKFYNVGSGNQGIVHVIAPEQGLTQPGMTVACGDSHTSTHGAFGAIAFGIGTSQVRDILASQTLALAKLKVRKIEINGKLPHGVFAKDVILHIIRQLGVKGGVGYAYEFAGTTFEGMSMEERMTVCNMSIEGGARCGYINPDETTFTYLKGRDFAPQAEAWDNAVTWWRSIRSDDNAVYDDVVTFEAAEIEPTITWGITPGQGLGINENIPMADGLPPGERAIAQEAYSYMKLTPGKPIKGTKIDVCFIGSCTNGRISDLREAAKVAQGHHVASGVKAFVVPGSERVKQEAEAEGLNTIFKQAGFEWREPGCSMCLAMNPDKLEGTQISASSSNRNFKGRQGSSTGRTLLMSPAMVVAAAVKGQVADVREL
- a CDS encoding serine/threonine-protein kinase; this translates as MKAVLLNNRYRIIKTLGRGGFGETYLTEDTHMPSGRKCVLKQLKPIVKQPKTPLWMKERFQREAAILEELGEGSSQIPRLYAYFSEDDKFYLVQEWIEGLTLEQYWQQFGNLHRDEVRQILVKLLPVLDYVHSRRIIHRDIKPENIILRQGDKQPFLIDFGAVKEAIATEVNQSGSTFSASIGTPGYMSSEQAAGRPIYSSDLYSLGLTAIFLLTGKSPNELETDPQNGEIVWIEHAFNLDSELVAILDRAIKFHPRDRFSTAQEMLNALNSGFNTAQSSNLTGATLNLAPGINSLANNHTFPKNSSNTVAIASKNSKKPKKRSLLATVGLFALIATGVAAGTLATGFIVISNLFKSSEPAQQQAQVEQQTRKPDIFQPTKEKAQELPTAKKKKNRDEIQQEKLEKIASNIKKEEQSATEIKANDSAATDSKPSKTLAKVDPDPASEINIPILTTGTSESELVSTLGQPNSERKGWQPNSKVLDYYNVIPDRVNLSYQSDNTGKIRQTDIALNQSVSLGAMQQTLAKLLGEDAPADIKEKLRSVYNRQTNFSFFKLNNLEGKVQRDSKDRINISVWESGFQQ
- a CDS encoding GIY-YIG nuclease family protein, which codes for MSIQVEIPSLSSLKYLAYLNNDGCIDEDIQGKIGVYAIFDRVQELQYVGYSRDVYLSLKQHLIRQPENCYWVKLQTITRPSRKILDDIASAWIAENGQTPVGNDINQSLWSEPIDANPTMTEEEKAQYQQNDELGQTKIRKKVARRVEAKIQQQLSDRGVKMNIRFNPKLKEKGLLDLK